TCATGTCGTTCTCTGCTCAACTGGGTTATGGCCCTATCTCTGAAAAGAGAGTCACACCCGAAAGGGTAGTCCAACTCAAAGATCATGAGTTCAAAGTCTTTCAGGATCAAATCAATAGGAGGGGTTGGAAGAAGGTGGCTGAACCACATCCGTCTTATCATCCAGAACTGTGTATCAATTTTATGCTAATGCTTCCCATTTTCTGGATGCAGTAAGACAGAGGTACACGTAGGTTAACACAATTAAAGTTTCTTATGATAAGAAGACAATTAATGAGTTCCTAGGGAAACCATGGAAAGCATCTGGCAAGCTGTGCAAGTATCAAACTAGGGTGAATGAAAATTCTCATTCAGAGTATGAGGTAAGAAAAGATTTGTGTGTTGATGGTGTTCCTACAGATCAAATGAGTAGCGGTACCTCACTTCTTAGGTGCTGTATGAAGCAAGAAGCCATGATTTGGAATGCGTTCATCCTTGCAAACATCCATCCGAATTGCCATGTATCTGATTTGCCACTAAGCAAATGCTACTTGATGTGGAGTATCATTAAAAAGGAGTCTGTGGATGTTGCTGCAATCATCTCCAATGCCTTAGCTGATTGTATTCACAATGGGAACTCTCTAATTTTTCCTTGCCTTATCACTTCATTATGTAGGGAACGTAGAGCTTATATCCCCGATGATGACACAATTGAGACAAAGCTTAGGAGTCCCATCACTGGTCCATATATCACCACTCATTGCTCACCTAAGCCTTTGACTGAGGTGTTGAAGAAACTTAGAGACCAAAACCGTATACCAAAGGAGTCAGCACTAGAACCAGAGTCACCACCAGCACTATCAGATAGAGAAATGTTATTGCAGATGCAGGCTCAGCTGGATCGCCAAAATCAGCAGCAGAAGGCGTGCTATACAGCCATTACTGGATTTTATCAGAGTTTTCAGAGCATTTATGGCTCACACCCTGACTATGTGGGCCTGCCATATTCAGAGTATCTCCAGAACAATAAATGGCCTGAGGACATGCCAACTACTAAAGTTGGGGAGAGCAGTAGCAGACAAGGAGCTCAGAAGGaacctgatgatgatgatggagatgaCTATGATGCAGAGGAcatggatgaggatgatgatgtagAGGATTGAGGACTCTCCACTATTCAGTGATTTTTTAGTTTTCTGCattttatttcagttttagTATTTTAAATACTTTAGTATGTTGGTACTTTAATTTTGTGCTTTGGTTTTATCTCTTTACTTGATGTTGGTACTATGCTTATGTTTATTTTGGGATGGGAGCTTTGTTTTGCTCAAATTTTTGATTACTTTGGAATTGGTTGGTTTGAGAGCAAGCATGAACTATGAAATACCAACTGAGTGCATGATTTTGTGTTTTTAAATTCATGATCATTGTGTTTTGCACTCACTTGATGCCATGACATGATATTAATGCATCATTCACATGAGGTCTTAGGCTCAATTTGTTTGAAAATGCTTGAAATCAAGGATACATACCTAAGTCGGGTGAGGGAGTGTGACCAAACACTAGAGAGAATGTGAGAATCATCATTGTTTTACATAGTTGAACTTGCTTGAGTCTCTAATTTTGTGGAATTGCAtggaaatgaaagaaaatgatCAAGGCATTTTGTTCTTTAGTGTAAGTAACTACTTAGCCATATAGCCTACCTTTACTTAGGAAATCACTTTGTTACCCCACTTAAgccaaaaaatttgaaaatttccTTGTTTTGTATATGACCCCAAGgtctaaaaagaaaaacaatgtctCTCCCTCACTTTCTTAGTTAAGAGAGCATGAATGATGAGAAAATGAGATTGTATAAATGTGTAAGTTAGGGGGAATGGAAACCATTGaacatttattttgttttgtgtAGTGATCAATGCCAAACTTCTCAatctttgttttaaaaaaataataataaaaaaaacaaaaaaaattgatgaaaaagaaatgttatatataaaaaaaaaaaaaaagattgagaAGTGTAAGGGAATGAAAGggttgaggtgtagtataaatGATAAAGGAATGGTGACAAAAGAGAGACTCTTGGGTAAGGAGAGAGTGAAAGGTTTATAGTTGTGATAGATGTCATTTTATGCTCTCTTAGCTTGAAAGTCTTTGAGTGTCCAGAAAAACCAATATTCTTTTGAAACCAGGCCTCATTACAACCCTTAGAAAGACCTATGTGATTCTTGATTAACCATGCAGTTTGATGATAACTGAGACGGGTAGCAAGTTAGATTTGTGTGATTCATTGATAGATGTGAGTGAAACACTTACCCTTGATCTCTTGAGTGGTGCATTTAATGTAAGGTTTTGATTGAATCCTTGATTGAAAAGTAGGAAATTCAAAGTGTGCTTAGAATCTCATGATTGATATGCTCTTTTATCATGATTTTGGTTAATTGTTGTGGGCTTCACATGATCTTCCTTGAGGAAATGTTTTGCAAAAGAAATTCATGCATTTTGAGGAGCTTTTGAAAATGGTTATTCAGAACTCATGCTTGTTCAAGAACATGTGTATATATGTGTTTTGAAAGCtaataccttttgtttgagggcAAACAAAGTTCCAAGTcagggggagttgataagtgtcaATTTTACCTAATTTCAATGAGAAATATAGACACTTATCCTTGTAAATTCATGAGAAACCTTGACCAAATCTAATTTCTTTTGTTTAGAACTGTTGATTAGATGTACTTTAGGATAGAATATGCTTAAACTTGATTATGATCTTGATTTGTGTTTAAGGAATGAAGATTCAATGAAGAAGACAAATTTTGGCAAGAAAATAGGAATTTGAAGATGCCCAGGGCGCCCAGCGGTATGCAGAGGCTGCTCAGCACCCAAGGCGGTGGCAATTACCCCTCTCTGAAGTAACTGGCCGCTCAGCGGCCAAAAAGGGGCGCTCAGCGGCCAGGCCCGTGACAGCACATTATAAAAGGCTCTTTTCAGATCAAAACAGGGGATAACTGGGTTTTTGGAGAGAGAATTCGACAGAGAACATAAAGGGAAGGAACTTAGAGCTTGGGTAAGCTTCCATCGAGCTGGAGCTACGCCGAAGTCGGCACGGATCATCACTTCCATCCTATTTCTCTTGTAAGCTTGTCTAGCTTCCATGTCTATGGATAGCTAAGCTTTTCTTTGTTAGGATTTGGTGTAGTACCTTGACTCTATGTATCTAATTTAGTTCTTATGCATATGAATCTATCTATCTCTTGATTTCAATGGTATAATCTTGTTCTTAAAGCTTGTTTTAACTTGATCAATTAGAACTTgattagagatttgatgtgtGAGTGAAAACTACATATTTGAATTGGATTTAGGTTATATcatctaataatcctaattgctagacatagatTTAGGTTTGTTAGTCGTTAAACACCCGAATCAATCACGCTTCGCTTTGTTAGTTATGCGAGACATCGGTAATTAGGAGAGCAGACCGTTAATCTTCTCATGTAAGGGATTAATAAGTTAGATAAGAACTGGTGTGATGGAATCAAGAATAGAATGATTCATATGTGTTGAATTAACGGATTCATAACAGATAAGGTGCGAAACCCAATCCTAACAAGTTTTCTCAATCTGTTTAAACCCGTTGTTATTATAGCTTTCCTTTATATTTACGACGTATTTCGAAACAATCAATCAAAAACTTTGTTAAATTCATTGCTTAAGTGGTTTTACTAAAGAAAGGCGTTGTATTTccaattccctgaggacgataaaaaccctttgctatactacgattgaatctTGAAGGATTCGAAAGTGGTTAagtaaaaatctttcaacacagGTGCAAGGGAAAAATGTCAATGTGGAGTTCCTCTAATGCTATACACTGTTGGTACTCGTGAGAATCAAGATAGGAGATTCCTTAGATGCAGAAATTGGCAGGTAGGATGAATGTCTATTATGTAATTTCCAGGCACATGTGACTTTTTTTCTCAAATCTTCTCTCTTTGCTGCTTCAGATTCCAGGCACATGTgactttttcttttggattgatGATCCAGTTGAGGGAAGACAACCACATGTAGAGGTACAGGCTGAGACTATGAGTTCTGAGATTGGCAATTCATCCAACACCAACTCTGTCCAGCATGTTCCAGATttgaagaaaaagataaaaaagcTGAAGAAGAAACTTGAAGTAGAGAAAGTTCACAAGAATCTTGCATGTTTGATTGCTTTGATGTGTTGTATAGTCACAGTGTGGTGTTTATGTCGGGGTAGGGTTTGAATTGTCTATTGTTTTGAGTGGTTGTTGAGTGGTTGTTGAagagtgttagggatttcataTTGTTAGCAATTCTGTCCTTATTGATGTATCATGAATTGATCTTAATGAAATTGAACAAGAGTTGTTGTGTCATTTATTTCTCAATATGACTTTCTACTTTATTCACCAAACACATTGCTCATGAATATAATTGACATTGCTCATTCAGACAATTTAGGTAACATGACAATAAGTAGGGACATTGGCAATTACTGAATTCAAATGACATATAGATTGAACAAAATAACACTGCTCATTGTTTGGACATATCTGAGATTACATGTAAAACAAGGTTCCAGCAAAAAACACTTATAAAAATATAAGTGGACATAGTCTGTGGTCCATAATCTCCACCCCCCataaatattacaaaaaatTCGACCCTAGTGGCCATGTGGTGTCCATATTCTGCTAATATTCCTTGCTTTTTCCCACTCTGCTAAAGCTATCCCTTCATCCAAGGGCTTTGTCAACAACAACACTGCACTGTGTAGGTAGAGCATCTTCATCAAGCATAGCCTCTTCTTCTATGGGCATGTGGATCTCTTGGTCTGCTACTCCTACACTGCTTGGATCTGCTACTGCTACACTGCTTGGATCTGTGTTTCCAGCATGATTCTCCATTTGACCTTGATAATTGGAGGCAGAAGTGCTTGCACCTGCATTAAAAGTGATTCCAGAATAATGGTTGCTTTTAGTTCCCTTCTCAGATCTGGTTGCATCTACAACTTTTTCTTTCTACAAACATGGAACAAGGTTTGATTATTTTGAGAACATTTGTTTATGCCAATAAGTACAATTCATGACTTGAATAGATATAGGGATATAATAATACCTGTTTTCCAGAATTGACAAGCAGTGTTGTAGGGGCAGTAGGATTGACAGGTTCCCTTATAACAATCCCCGGCAGAGGAGTGCTTTGGATCTGTGGGATGTTCTTGCAACTATTTTTGTAGTGGCCATATTGTTTGCATTTACTGCATTTCCTAAAACCTCttttctataaaaaaacaaatacaacAATAGTCACAATAGAACATGAATTAGAGTGACATGGAATGCCAGTCAAAGTAATAGGAATTAGAATAACATGACTTaccctttctttcttcttgtcAGTTGTAGGCTCATTTATTCCAGATGCAGGTTCATCAATTCCTAGTCCTGCTGCATCTTGCTCTGTAGCAATTGCTTCTCCAAATGTTTGCATTAATCCCTCTATTTCTggctcttcatcatcatctcccTCATCAACAGCTTCATTCTTGCATCCTTTTTTATTGTGTCCAAACTTCTTGCATTTGCTACATTTTACAAATGCTCCCCCCCTCTTCGGTTTATTTGGATTAGGATCATCATAAGGATCCCTCCTTCTCAATTTCTTGGGCCTCCCTGCACCTCTCTTATACAATGGTGGCATAATGCATACAGGGTCATTTGGTGTCACAATCCACTGGTCAGGGCCAGGCAGTGGTGTGATAAAGTTTTCATATGTAGCCCTGAAAGCAGCCTTAATATGGTTGTGGAAATTAATTGCACAAATTGCATGTCTGCATGGAAAGCCATTGATCTCCCAAAAATTGCAGCAACATCTCTTGGTATTCAAGTTAACAACATGCCTCTCCAAATGGTTAGAATGGCGAACTTCATAAATGGCATCACCCATGGACCTAGGGATCCAATTCTTAGTCTTATCAGCTTTAAATGTCATTCTCTTTAAGGGTCTTGGCATAATCTGTCCAGTGTTCTTCCTGAGCTTGTCCATCATCATTGGAAATCTCTTCATCACATATGTTCTAATCAACTCCATCATAGTTAAGATAGGTTTGTCTCTGACCATCATGATAGCTGCATTGAATGACTCAGATAGGTTATTCATAATAACATCACACCT
This portion of the Lotus japonicus ecotype B-129 chromosome 3, LjGifu_v1.2 genome encodes:
- the LOC130749080 gene encoding uncharacterized protein LOC130749080; this encodes MSSGTSLLRCCMKQEAMIWNAFILANIHPNCHVSDLPLSKCYLMWSIIKKESVDVAAIISNALADCIHNGNSLIFPCLITSLCRERRAYIPDDDTIETKLRSPITGPYITTHCSPKPLTEVLKKLRDQNRIPKESALEPESPPALSDREMLLQMQAQLDRQNQQQKACYTAITGFYQSFQSIYGSHPDYVGLPYSEYLQNNKWPEDMPTTKVGESSSRQGAQKEPDDDDGDDYDAEDMDEDDDVED